GAGAGCGGTCGACGCGATCGAGCATCGTGTTGATGGCGGTGTTCAACCGCCCGACCTCTGTGGTCGGCTCGAGGTCGGTCAGCCGCTGCCGGAAGTCGCCGGCGGCGATCGACATGGCCGTCGCCTCGACCTGGCCGAGCCTGCGGAACGTCAGGGTCACGAGTCCACGCGTGAGGAGTGCGGCGATCAGGATGGTGATCAGGGCGATCGTGATGTAGATGCCGAAGTACTGGCTGATGATGCGATCGGCAGGCGAGAGCGGCAGGGCCACCAGCTGAATGCGCAGCACTCCGCCCTCCGAGGGGACCACGGCGACGGCGGCATGGAAGCGCTGGCCGTCGGCTCCCTCCATCTCGAGCGGGATCTGGTCGGTGTTCGCCGTCGCTTTCGTGAGGGAGTACTGGGCGGGGAACAGAGGCGCCTGGCCCGCGGTGCCGCGTGCCGTCGCGCGGAGCTCGCCCGTCGCGTCGTAGATCGCGAAGGAGAAGTCCCGAGGCTGCTCGTCGCGGGGGGTGTAGGTGCTGACGCCATCGACCGTCACGGTGTCGAAGTAGCGATCGACCAGGTCACTGGAGACCAGGGCGGGAAGCTGGGCGTCGATGTTCGCGACCAGGGCGTTGCGCAGGATCGGCACCGTGCCGATACCCGCGACGAGCAGGCCGAGGGCGAGTACCGCGACCGTGACGCCGGTGACCTTCGCCCGAAGGCTGATGCGTCGCCACCAGCTGGTGACCGCATCGGGCTTGTGCGCCATGCGGTCCTCCCTCATGCGGCGACTCCGCCGCGGGGCGGCGTCGATGGTGGTGCGGTGGTCGTCAGACCGTCTTGCCGACCTTGAGCATGTAGCCGAAGCCGCGCTTGGTCTGGATCAACGACTCTTCGGTGTGCGGATCGATCTTGCGGCGGAGGTAGGAGATGTAGCTCTCCACGATGCCGGCGTCGCCGTTGAAGTCGTACTCCCAGACGTGGTCGAGGATCTGGGCCTTCGACAGCACGCGGTTCGGGTTGAGCATCAGGTAGCGGAGCAGCTTGAACTCCGTCGGGCTCAACTCGATCGGCTCCTTGCCGACGTGGACGTCGTGCGTGTCCTGATCCATGGAGAGCTCACCGGCGCGGATGATCGACTCCTCGTCGGCCTGCATCGTGCGGCGGAGGATCGCCTGGGCCCTGGCGACGATCTCGTCGAGGCTGAACGGCTTGGTGACGTAGTCGTCGCCACCCGCGTTGAGGCCTTCGATCTTGTCGTCGGTGCCGTCCTTCGCCGTCAGGAACAGGATCGGGGCGGTGAAACCCGCGCCGCGGAGGCGCTTGGTCACGCTGAACCCGTTCATGTCGGGCAGCATGACATCCAGGATG
The DNA window shown above is from Microbacterium maritypicum and carries:
- a CDS encoding response regulator transcription factor, whose amino-acid sequence is MTAPRILVVDDEPNIRDLLSTGLSFAGFQVKTVANGAATISAVLEEEPDLIILDVMLPDMNGFSVTKRLRGAGFTAPILFLTAKDGTDDKIEGLNAGGDDYVTKPFSLDEIVARAQAILRRTMQADEESIIRAGELSMDQDTHDVHVGKEPIELSPTEFKLLRYLMLNPNRVLSKAQILDHVWEYDFNGDAGIVESYISYLRRKIDPHTEESLIQTKRGFGYMLKVGKTV